From one Brachypodium distachyon strain Bd21 chromosome 4, Brachypodium_distachyon_v3.0, whole genome shotgun sequence genomic stretch:
- the LOC104584887 gene encoding uncharacterized protein LOC104584887 isoform X2 has product MVRKRDDVDLGEEHIKHVAIRNRASPFGLTKLYKHFNAAQKLDIRNMEFTPFLHINTTKLHNKVTDWLASCYDSSARYLLIPAKGRIPMTEGSVYNALGCPRGELPVPYRVDKDIEARLAPQMFPGVDLSKAPLHSQVNTMLKDMTESGNRFKRLALMYIMSTILAPTTSTRISNRCYPVLDDIANVHNYNFCKFVLDQLHENLSKKKLNKGCRLYLMLLYVDSLDISELGLDLPAAPFGVTAWTNSLIDEVLKAGTKEDGSFGKLQLISDHAVNYSYFGGPDQFSKWINMNSHPDIEPKERKKVETLMGQFASGMTCLLANLVQGWTGLTPP; this is encoded by the exons CATGTCGCTATAAGGAACAGGGCTTCTCCATTTGGGCTGACCAAACTATACAAGCATTTCAATGCTGCACAAAAGCTGGATATCAGGAACATGGAGTTTACGCCTTTCCTCCATATCAACACCACCAAGCTACACAATAAAGTGACGGATTGGCTTGCGAGTTGTTATGACTCTTCGGCCAGGTATCTTCTTATCCCTGCCAAGGGCAGGATCCCAATGACCGAAGGATCTGTCTACAATGCTTTGGGGTGCCCCCGCGGTGAGTTGCCTGTCCCATACAGAGTGGACAAGGACATTGAGGCCCGGCTTGCACCACAGATGTTCCCTGGTGTCGATCTATCCAAAGCCCCATTGCACAGCCAGGTGAATACAATGTTGAAGGATATGACGGAGTCCGGCAACAGATTCAAGAGGCTTGCCCTGATGTACATCATGAGTACTATATTGGCACCAACCACTAGCACGAGGATAAGCAACAGGTGCTATCCTGTTTTG GATGATATCGCCAACGTGCACAATTACAACTTTTGCAAGTTTGTCCTCGACCAACTTCATGAGAATTTGTCCAAGAAGAAATTAAACAAGGGTTGCCGTCTTTACCTTATG CTGTTGTATGTTGATAGTTTGGATATCAGCGAGCTTGGGTTAGATTTGCCCGCTGCTCCGTTTGGAGTCACTGCATGGACAAACAGCTTGATTGATGAAGTTTTGAAAGCAGGCACAAAAGAAGATGGATCTTTTGGGAAACTCCAG CTAATATCTGACCATGCTGTGAACTATTCGTATTTTGGGGGTCCTGATCAGTTTTCCAAGTGGATTAACATGAATAGCCACCCTGATATCGAACCGAAG GAGCGGAAGAAAGTTGAAACTCTCATGGGTCAGTTTGCGTCAGGCATGACCTGTCTATTGGCCAATCTTGTCCAAGGGTGGACTGGTCTGACGCCTCCCTAA